One genomic window of Halorhabdus sp. CBA1104 includes the following:
- the pyrF gene encoding orotidine-5'-phosphate decarboxylase: MDFFERLAARIDAVDSVLSVGLDPDPDRLPAHLADRDLPRWAFNRRIIDATHEHAAAYKPNAAFYEDRDGWRALEETIAYAHGKDVPVLLDAKRADIGNTARKYASALDSGGLDADAITVNPYLGRDSLEPFLSRQEAGVFVLCRTSNQGGADLQDLELDGGDTLYERVAALADLWNRNGNVGLVVGATAPEELETLREQVPDLPFLVPGVGAQGGDAEAAVEYGLAESGTDTRVGLVNSSRGIIFAGEEAGGPGKPDPDAYYRAAGEAAKRLKRRLNRHRDA; this comes from the coding sequence GCGACTGGCCGCCCGGATCGATGCGGTCGACAGCGTTCTTTCGGTTGGTCTCGATCCCGATCCAGACCGCCTGCCCGCCCATCTCGCCGATCGCGACCTTCCCCGTTGGGCGTTCAACCGCCGGATCATCGACGCGACCCACGAACACGCCGCGGCCTACAAGCCCAACGCCGCCTTCTACGAGGACCGTGACGGCTGGCGCGCCCTCGAAGAGACCATCGCCTACGCCCACGGCAAGGATGTACCCGTCCTCTTAGACGCAAAGCGGGCCGACATCGGGAATACGGCACGCAAGTACGCGAGCGCCCTCGACAGTGGGGGTCTCGATGCCGATGCAATCACCGTCAACCCCTATCTCGGCCGGGACTCTCTGGAGCCGTTTCTCTCCCGCCAGGAGGCAGGCGTGTTCGTCCTCTGTCGGACCTCGAATCAGGGTGGGGCGGACCTACAGGACCTGGAACTCGACGGCGGCGACACGCTTTATGAGCGCGTGGCCGCGTTGGCAGACCTGTGGAATCGGAACGGTAACGTCGGCCTCGTCGTCGGTGCGACCGCGCCGGAAGAGCTCGAAACGCTTCGCGAACAGGTGCCTGACCTCCCATTCCTCGTGCCCGGCGTCGGCGCCCAGGGTGGCGACGCTGAAGCGGCCGTCGAATACGGGCTCGCCGAGAGTGGGACCGACACACGTGTCGGGCTCGTGAACTCATCACGCGGGATCATCTTTGCGGGCGAGGAGGCCGGTGGACCGGGCAAGCCGGATCCCGACGCGTACTATCGGGCCGCGGGGGAGGCTGCAAAGCGACTCAAGCGCCGGCTGAACCGCCACCGCGATGCCTAA